GCATTTGGTGCTTTGGGAAATACTGGacattttatgttgattttaactggtttggtatttatttattcattttagacCAGATTGTcattgtaatttaaaaaagatcaCCATGTTAATACGTGAATAGCAAATTAATCACTTTGGTCTGTTTTcacaaaataatatatttaaataaaatctaGTTTATCAGTCCCAGTCACtcaaaaacataatttcaaTCTACATGAACAGAAACTATTTCCAACTTTGTTCTGAAGGGAGCAACTATATGTTACAATAACTCTAGATAGGGCTGTGTAATATGGTTAAAATTAATATCACAACATTATTAAGAATACTTTTTGACATTGATATATATCCTGCTATgtaaaatacacacataatcacaaaaaaagaatCCAGCTGATTTACCACTGTTATGCAGTACATACATCACACAAAAACTGTACAAGtaattttgttactttttaattAAAGTTTACTTAGATACGTTAGTTCGGAGAATTATTTTGTTGCAGCAGCTCTCTATACTATACATCTTTTCTTGTACTTCTTTCTTCAATTTTCCTGTGTGGGATCATTAAAGTTGATCTTATCTTCTGTATATATGAAAGTCAATCTATACTGAATTATTTTCTAGCTAACCCTAgattcagttaaaaaaaatctgtgttatACAGTCCATCACTTCTATCCTGTGTTCCCATTAAAACCATCAGACTTGTCTCACCAGCTTGCATTTATCCTCGGCTGCCTTCTTGTCGGACTCCGCCTGTTCTGCCCTGTCGATGGCGTTCTCCTTGTCCAACTTCAGCATCTGCATCTTCTTCTTGATGGCCTCCATGGTGACAGTTGGGTCTCAGTGTCTCGCAGACTTTGGAGGAAAACAAagtttgtatttctttagtTGAAAAGCTGTTGCAGATGTTGAGGGGAAGACACCCTCACAAGGTTGACGGGGAGAGCAACCAGCAgatgcagagaggaggagagacagagggagctCAGAGCGAGTGAGCAGAGAGGAGGATGCAAACTGAGAGTCGGTGGAGCTCTATGTGATTTAAACTTGACTGGAGGTTTGGAGACAGCCCCAGTCTCTAGTGACAGCCCTTTTCTCACCGTTTACCCCTTCCGCCACTCCTAGCGTTGGCTACTCTAGAAATCTGCTCCCCTCCCTAATCTTAACTTCACCTCTTGAGGCTCTTTGTGCCAACGACATGGTGTAGATCTCCTATCTCCTTATTTGGATCATAGCCTTTTTGTTTTGAACACAACAGGAGAGGACTAGAAAATGATCCAGAACTCAGACATCAAAACGATATTGTTCACATTAGTAATATGAGTTACTGAAGgttcatttttttccactttggGCTGCATATCTATATCCCTGTGTTCTTACTTAGGAATTTTCAAATTGATGGTAATACCAGAGTTGGTTAGAAAGGACATAGTTTTCATACTGCTGAATGAAAAGGGGCTGTTGGAAAATGATCCAGCCAAAGAAAATTTAGAGAAAGAGCTGTCTGCATGCGATCTACACCAGGCAGCTGGAGTGCTGCAGTCAAGCTACACAGGCATAAACCATAAGTCTTCTGCAATTAAGATCCTTTTAATTACTATTGGTCTGGTCCTTTTTTAGATCTGTTTTCTGTTATTTGTAAAGcgcacaatataaaaaaaaacattgttgacTGGTGGAAACAACTTGTGTTACTGCAACAGGAATTTCATGTTATGCACCTATGAGATATTTAGAAAATGGAGCtgcatttgtctgtgtgtgtgctgatgaCATCACTAATGGACCTGTCTGCTTGCTTTCTACTCTTCTGTGCCAGTTGCCCTGGCTAAAAATAAAGATTACAAGGAAAGTCAAAGAACAGTGAGTCCAGTGGACATTTAAGTGACATTTGAAGATAAACTCTGACACATGCgtcttttgtttttcatgttgCATTGCCACTTTTGCAGTGTGTATCCCCTTATATTTGATGTTATTCCTTATGTTACATTGTCCTGCTTGTGCACAGAGGACACTGCCCAGGAAGAGTGTTATATGTAGGTAACTTGAGTTTTGAGGAGCATATTGTTTGCGGTCCAGTGAAATTCATGTTCATTTATGTTGAGAAAAATTcacttaaaataaaacaataaaaaaaagaaaacattgattttataaaaatacattgttgCAAAGCTATAAACAGTGCTGCTTTCTTAGTATCTGAAAAGTTGCCATTTTGGAGATTTATGATGGTTTTCACAGGATAGGAATGTAGGATTGGCTGAGGCAATTTAGTGTTAGGTTAGGGCCAGTTCTGTCTCATATCACATCCATTGGTATGTAAAGAACTGTGTGTTCTGTGTCAAATTGAAGCCAGCAGATACATAGATCCACAAATATTTTGTGGACAAATAGAATTCTTTTTAGCAGGGGAAGAAAACTCCAGCCTTTTTTGGCCCAAGTTTATGAAAGTGGTGGCAGTTTAATAGCTTTACAATCCTAGGGTTACACAAGCTTATATCATGACATGACTGTGTGCCTTATTTGGTCTGTCAGGATGCTGGCTGCACACAATGTTATGATAATAGATTGCTCAGATACAATTCTGACAATTTAATGTAGGAAATATTGATTTTGGAAGCGTTTAGCTTTTAATAAAATTCTTTTCAGGTTGTATAGTGAGCAGAAAAGAGGTTTGGAACCAACCCAGAAGAGaagaacagagagggagaaagagagaggaggtgagggagagagaaatagagacagAGTGAATCAGATGCAGAGTGAGAGAAATCAGAACCCTCCCACAGGAAACCGAGCAAAACTCCTCTTCTCCTTGTATGGTAAAAACTCCCCCAAAATCCACAGGATCGCCTTGGGAGTAGAGTCAAAGTCCTGCTAAGTATAAACTACAAAGCCATGAGAATGGTGGAACAGATTAGagtgtacagtatatgaatgCTACCATGAAGAATACAAACTAGTACAGTTTTAGTAGCCTTAAGTGCTTGATGTCATCCAAGGGATATGTGGACACATACAGTTCTATGTTAAATGTTGCCACTGTATGATCACTTTTACACACTGAAAACATATGTATTACAGTGTCAGTCTAAAGGGACACTAATGAGCATCTAATATTCCTAAAGTTTGCTGTGGCAACACCTGCACATGTGACTTATATAGGCTGTAACACCTGCGTGATGCACTGACTCATAGTGTATTAAGACAAGCCCATTCCGCAACAAAAGTAAACATGTCAGCCCTGTTCAACTCTAAGGCTTCTGTACAAACATGTTCATTAACTACGCAACTACATCCAGTGAGTGTATGTAAGCAGGCTGATGGAAGTGGTTGAGTGAATTGGCAATCTGTTATATTTGGCTCCGTAACTCAGTAACGTTGTATCTATGACTTCTGACAATGTCTAGACTCTTTCTTACCAGCAATGGGGATCAGAGATCTGTCACTTTGATGAGGCACAGTTGTCTTGCACAAGCCCGGTGCTGAAAGGCTTTTCACACCAAAGGGGGGTGGTgttcttaaagaaaaaaacttggATGGTAGtccttttttctgtctctgcttTAATTGCCTCTATATTTAACGTTATCAAATGTCAATGCAGAATTTTCACTGTGTATCTTCCAAAACTACCCAGCTGTTCACACGTCACATGTTGTATCTCTTTGCTATCCTTTATCACTTCACATCTCTATCACATCTCTATCAGAGGTGAAAAGTACCATCTGTTTGGGTTAGCATACTTGAGCGGGCTTTTAGACCAAAGTTATTTTAATGCTAAGCCTGTACTACCTCAATAATTACTCCAGTGgctttgtttattattatacacTGACATATTAATAAGTGatatatttttagatatatgAAGCAGCAATGCTTCTACTAATGTTTCAGGAGTCTTTTCACCTCTGATGAAGTCAGTGTTTGTTGCTTGGCTGCCATTTAAAATTTGCACATCAGCAGTTATAGTCGGTGAGATGATTAAGTTCATTAAGTTTCAGTATAAAGTTAGGACGTGGGTCACACCAGCACTTATAACAGTGGAGATTTGCACAAACTCAGTGCAGTTGAATAACAATCTGAGTTCAACTTTAGTGAGGTTAGACACATATTAGCACCATTATAATGGAAAGACAATGATTGGCTGATTATGCAAGATTTACCACCTACCACCCAACTAGCTACTTGATGGCCAAATGTATGTGAAAATGCTTCTTGATGTACTTTTGTGTTCTTGTTggatatatttattgtttttttcatattttccacAATAAATAAGGAcacaaaagcaacaacaaaaaaacagaaatatagatacacacacagaaaacattaagaaaaaacaacatcaaacaaacaagtaacaacaataaaaaaaaacacaatgtgtATAGTTCCTTTTGTCATACGCTACATTTCTTCATCAGAAAGTACAGCGTTGGTTGGATAACTTGGTTTTCCAGGTAGTGCATAAAGAATGTCTGTTCGTGGCCTTGTATACGCCAGTTTTTCCATGGCTAGGCAGATTGAGAGGCTATTCAGCCATTGATTAATAGTTGGTGCTTCAGATTTTTTCCATTGAAGAGTAATACAATATTTATCCTGGATACAAAGACGGAGCAGTTTACCTCAGATTTTGATAGTTTTATATCATCAGGAAAGAGACCCAAGATGCAAAGACGTGGGCAGAGAGGTTATGTAAATACAATTTATCAATGTCTCCTCCTCCGAGCCACAAGTGTCTGGATTAGTTTCATTAAATCTGTTTAAAAGACTTTTGTGTTCTTGTGGTCTAGGGCTGTTTTTCACGGTCTGGGCTATGCCATTTAGTTTCAATTAATGCCAATTCATACAACATAATCATCATATTCTTTATTCAGAACACAAAAAAACGGTCCATAGCACAATATAAAACATAGCAgaagacagacaaatacaagataaaacacaaacaataagaaATGACTACAACAGTCAAAGTTCCACAATACACAAAAAGAGTGTTCAGATATTAGCATATAGACTAAAACGCCAATGGTTCCACAATCTCGAAGTGAATCTAACCGCACTCATTGCAGGGTTCACTAGTGTTGCAATTATGCTATTCAATGACTCAGTTAGTCTACAGATACATCTGTACATGAGATTCCTGAGTACAGCAGGACAGGTGGATACATCAACACTTACAAACACTTGGCTTGCACTGCTCCATCGTGGCATTTTAAGCAGCAGCCTCATGCCATCATTATATGCCACATTGAGTTTCTGCATACTGCTTTTTTTATAGCGACGCCACAAGTGGGCAGTATACATTGGAGtgcaaaaagctttaaaaagtgTGGTCTTCACAGACAATGAACACATACTAAATTTGCGATTCAGCATATTAGCTTGTGCATACATCATACAGTACTGTCTATGAATGTCCCTATCATCAGACAGGTCATCAGTTATATAGTGCCCTAAGTATTTGACCTCATCACACACTTTAAGGACAGtaccagacagagagaaagcaggAAATGATGGAAATGTTTTTTGTCCTCTGTGCTTCTAGCAATCATAATATTACTCTTCTTAGAATTGTACTTAATGTCAAAGTCTGAGCCATATTGGGAGCAGACCCTTAGTAACTGTTGGGCCAGCACTATATGGACAAAGAATCACCAGATCATCTGCGTACATCAGGTGGTTGATAATGGTGTTCCCAACCATATAGCCTGTTCCACAGTTATTTAGCAGCTTTGATAGATCATccatataaatattaaaaagaaagGGTGATAAAATGCTTCCCTGCCTAACTTCATTGCTTACATTGAATGGGACAGACATAGAGTTACCCCATTTCACATACATTGACTGATGAGCATACCAAAAAGCCAAGATTCTCACTAGATATTTGGGAACCCCTATGTTGTGCAATTTGTAGAATAGCTTCTCATGATTTACACGATCAAAGGCTTTAGAGGCATCAATAAAACACATAAACATTGTGGAATTATGCCTGTTATATAAATCTAGGACCTCCTTTAAGGCAAAAATACACATATCTGTGCCATGTTTAGGTTTGAAGCCAAACTGGTTGTCAGAGGTCAGGACAAATTGTTCCAGCCTATTCAGTATAATCCAGCATaatgtaaataatataataaacagcATACAATATGAGACAATAGTGTGCTACCAACTTTGTGGAAACAGTTTGCATTGCAGTTGAAAATGGTGCTATCTTATGGTGATCATCATGGTCATCAGGTTTTCCCTAAAAACTGGAAAGATCAACCATTCGTCCAGTAGAGAGAGCTACAGGACAAGGTTGATGACAAAAAGCGGCAGGTTGCTGTAACAACTCAGAAACCATGGAAACTTTTAACATTGTTTGCAATTTCTGAAGAGCATGTTTgcatggatagatagatagatacgttattgatccccaaggggaaattcaagatgGAAGAAGAAATGGAAGAAATGCAAACTAGGGGTTTATAGTTGCCTTGGTCAAATTGAATCTATTTCGGGTCTGTGTATTGTGTTCTAACTTTTGTATTATCTAACAAATTTTTACTACATACACGCTTTATCACAAAAGATAGAATAAggacaatttaaaatacaataatattGTTAGCAGCAATATTATACGTGTGAAACTGAATATGGGCATTTAGATAAGTCTCTCAAGGATTTCATCCCATGCTTCCATGTCTACAGAAATGGGATGAGACTAAAACATGAAAACGGGTGAGTGGGCTGTTGTCAGGACAACCCGCAATTTAAACATTCACATGATTTAACATGATGCACAGTCAACAAGACAACActtttttaatttgatttttaTGCCTATATATTAAAATAGTAGCTATTTACCACATCCATTCATAAAGAAATCTATCAATTATTACATGTTCATGGGAAAACACACTTATCTGTCATACCCATTAACTTCATACaggatatggtcataaccatgGACTGAATAAAATAGGTCATAACCTAGTTTTATATACAGTCGATGGTCATACCTCACTCTGGAGCACTACATCCTCCTGTTCCGCAGGGGGCGCTCGTTAGATGCATGGATGGTGTGACAAAAAGGGAAGGGTGGCTTTCCACTTTACAGTATTATGAATGAAAGTCTGTTCTTTGATTTTTAGCCCTGAAGTAGTTAATATCAAACATTATCAATAAGCATCTGAAAAGGAGCTGAACTAAGCTCGTATAAATTAGTTCAAGATGTCTGCGAGTGCAGTGTATGTCTTGGATTTGAAAGGAAAGGTAAGATAACGGGACAGCCTGCTACGTTGCTAAACTGACGTTAGCCTAGCTAGTAGCTTTGCTAACACATTCTTCGTTGACAGATTATGATGTGGCTTAATCTGCAGCAGGCTAGCTAATGCATCGGCATACATTGATAATCTGTGTTAAGGTTTGGGCCTTTAATTTAAGATCGTAAAGTGCATCCAAACAAGGGGGTCGGTTTCATATGATGTTTAAACTCAGAAATATTAGGCCACGTAACGATAAGAAAACAAACAGGTGACCAGCTGTTAGCAGCAGGCAATGTCAAACGGTTGCCAAAACTCCCTTCAAAATTCTACAGTTTCACGCCTCCTTGCTTATATGCAAGACATTACTTACATTGCATGACATACCTATTAACATATGTTCAACCTTTACCGTCTTTTGGTAAAAGTTATTCATTGATATGCATTTCATTCCAGAAGAATCAAGTTTAACATCTGTTTGTTGCAGCCACCCACAGCTCTGTTTTAGTGGAGTAAAACAGTTAAAGTAACAGGTGCATCATAGACAAGGCAGCTACCTAGTTTTTATAGTCTATGGCAGCTACTTGTATGTGGAATAAAAAAGTGgactttttacaaaaaaaagtttcaagcaATGTTGTAAAGGTGTTTGTCTGTAGATTTAAATGTCTGATTTTTCCATCTAATTTTGTTTGTACACAAAATATATTAGGCCAAAATGTGATGGATGACTAAATAAAGTATAACTTAATCAACACATGTGGAAATATAATTGATTTTGGCTATATTGGTAACTTTACACATTGGTAACTGACCACCAACATTTTAATAACTATTTCATTACTATATATTCATGATGCTCATCAGGTTTTAACATTACCAGCTGTACTGCAGCTGATATTGCTAACTGCACAAATACTGTCTTTCCCTTTCAGGTCCTGGTGTGCCGAAATTACCGGGGGGATGTGGACATGTCTGAGATTGAGCACTTCATGACCCTTCTGATGgacaaagaggaggaggggaccCTCTCTCCAATCCTGGCCCATGGGGGAGTCCGTTTTATGTGGATCAAACACAATAACCTCTACTGTATCCTTATTGTTTACTGCACTGTGTTTTTACCCACACAACTTGTCAACACTATTATTATATTCTTTGTTCTACGTGGATTTACAACTCTTGTAGCTTCAATTCTTAACACACGTCACATCAGTGGTCGCAACATCCAAGAAAAACGCTAGCGTCTCGCTGGTCTTCTCCTTCTTGTACAAAATTGTCCAGGTAGGACTGAATGCTTTATGAGCTTTCATTTATAGCAGGTTAACTCCATTAaaaacacatgcctttggtgtgggagatctgggttcaattcccactgcgatacatcaaccaatgtgtccctgagcaagacacttaacccctagttgctcatGTATAGCagttgtaagtcgctttggataaaagcgtcagctaaatgacataaTGTACTGGTTAATAAAACTACATTTGTGTCCTTAAGGTTTTTTCAGAGTATTTCAAAGAATTGGAGGAAGAGAGCATTAGAGATAACTTTGTCATCATATACGAGCTGATGGATGAGCTGATGGACTTTGGCTATCCTCAGACCACCGACAGCAAAATTCTGCAGGAGTAAGTATCCTCTTTGCCATAGCCTCACTGCAATtaactttatgtatatttattagAGATGCAGCTAATGAATACTgccattattgattaatctttggATCATGTTTTGATTGctgttttgtctataaaatgacaaaaaaaaaacatgtttattagtCTGTCCCAGGGTCCAAATTTTATATCTGATGTGTGATCAAAAAACCCACATTTATTCggttaacaattatttaaatttttaaaaatagttGAAATTAGGTGCTTTtcgaccggatagtacttgtactttttagaggaaaagtacacttctaagcagttctaagaactactctcccccaaaatctttttttccgtttgcattcccactggccaagtggccatagggactggtaggaagggtaagggagtgacgcaagcacggcaacggtctttatagcatcgtcactagaccttagcgccacatacaacaacaacaaatgatgctaatacttgtgcgcttttcctatattaaatgcacgtccattctcgtagtaattcacgtaatattttgctcaacacagacggggctttattatactcggaacagaccccgcctctgcctgcagcgctgtggacgtgtgtgtgtgtgtgtgtgtgtgtgtgtgtgtgtgtgtgtgtgtgtgtgtgtgtgtgtgactgtgtgtgtgtgtgtgtgacggccggtgagccgcaggacacgcttgtggagtttaactccgaaaagacagttaaccacaggttcccgttaatcttatgatggacatgtgttgtgatatttaagcaaacgaaccgtcaacggcgaaataaaagcctcttatttacgagagcggtctgagagacctccagcttaccgcgaggtgtctgagcaagactggccgagcgacgagctagaagCCGGGGAAGGCgtttgctggctgtcgcctcacttgatggagcttctgaactctgaaaactttgaagcaaattgtcaattcggcatcaattttcgcaagactgcctatattcgaaatctaaacagttaatttctcgcctaaaacgttgtcagaagtgaatttaatgatgaataagatggtgaaaattgttaaaaatgtcccgttgttgcaagttccgagttggcagtgggcgtgacttataagttcgaccaatcaagtacacctaggaaaagggaaaagggaaaagaccctgctctgaagtaggagctaaaaaagtacgctgctgaggccagaggaacttaaaaatctccaaatttttcctgtcggaacacgacgaaaaaagtgttctaggaacatttagttctaagaactgcaaaaatccctccggtcggaaagcccctaatGTAACAGTTGAGaatcttaaatgttttttaaatgtattttttcaccTGACAATCAACTTTGTTGATTTTATCATATTGTCTTTGATTATCTGTTGATCAACTATTTCTTTGAGCGCTAATTTTCATGATGACATTTCCTCGTGTTTTTACCAATCGGTGTAGCACACCCTGTTAAACCAGCTATTTgatgtataataatatataatttgatATGTAAAGTTTTATGGACTGATTGTGGTGTAGCCGTTAAATCAGGTTTTACAGATGGCTTTTTTCAGCTTTGTGgtattattttgtcatttctaTATATCTGACAGGCAAAAGAAGCCTACTGTCATGTACATGTAGCAAGCAAACTTATGGATTTCCTCCAAGTGTTCTGATTACAGTAATAAGTCAGACAATCCTCCCTATTTAGTAACCATGAGACTGAGAGTCTCTGTTCTTCTTTGATGTGTTCTGGTAACTCACCTCTGCAGACAGTTAATTTCCCCTTTTCTCTAGTTTGCCtcagtgtttacatttttgtctctcAGATACATAACCCAGGAGGGACACAAGCTAGACACCGGCGCCCCGCGACCCCCCGCCACAGTCACCAATGCTGTCTCTTGGAGGTCAGAGGGCATCAAGTACAGGAAGAATGAGGTCTTCCTGGACGTCATTGAGTCAGTCAACCTCCTGGTAGGAACTCCTTGTTTTAGAAGCGCTGTGTTGCTTAAGCCTTATGGAATGCCGGTCACAGAGCTCGTAAACTTCCTCACAGTGTGCGTCACAACATCAGCTAGCTGATTTTGCAGTATTTTCTGTAGGCTGCTGCGAGTGCTTTCTTTAAGCGGCTAATGCTTTCTTTGACGTGGTTCTTTGTGACCCTTGTAATCCCTATATTTCTCAGGTTAGTGCCAATGGTAACGTTCTACGTAGTGAGATCGTTGGCTCCATTAAGATGCGTGTCTTCCTGTCTGGAATGCCTGAGTTGCGGCTGGGCCTCAACGACAAGGTTCTGTTTGAAAACACTGGAAGTGAGTGCTCTCTTATAATAGACTTTGGTCATATTGTGTTAACTGGGTGAGGAGCTGCCTGATGGACAATTTGATGGATAAACCCTTTCAAAGTATAGAAGAGTGACAATCAGACTATTCTTCCTGGCACCCATTGTCAGACATATCTGTTCCCTCATACTTGTTGGAAAACCCCTAAAAGTTGTATACAAATGCAATTTCACCTATGCCAGATTTATACCATTTCATGCAATGCAGGTTCACTCTTcttgtatttttcttcttttaatatCATCTCTTGTGTTTTCATGGAGGAGGAAAGAGTAAATCGGTAGAGCTGGAAGATGTGAAGTTTCACCagtgtgtccgtctgtctcgCTTTGAGAACGACCGCACCATCTCCTTCATTCCTCCTGATGGAGAGTTTGAGCTCATGTCCTACCGCCTCAACACTCACGTGAGTACTGTAGATCATCAGACACCTTCCAGCCCCCTGTGTATTCTATACCAGCAGGCTCTGGTGGTTCGATCGACTGACCCCTAACAAGAGGAAGGGTGTGAAATGAACACCTGCCAAGTACAAAATCCCTTGCTGGTCATTTTCTGAGGTGGCATCAGTCTTTAGTTTCTTGGgttctgcgtgcatatggtccTTACATTCCACCATATCAAGCAATGAATCAGCTGTAGGAAATACAAGCAACTAatgcagggttttccctaccattataTTCTTTggtgcagcacccaagccgtTTTTGGGCACCACTTAAGCCGAATAAATGTAACCAAAATACTTTTCTCACATCTAATGATTGCAGTTGCACCCAAGAAGACTtatttagcaagttttgtctttaagctttttgagtgttaattTATATTATTCGCTCTGGCTTTTCCACCGTTTTCAACACAGATATGGTAAttatggtccaaaatgatgtgaaattgcattttctTAATTAAAAAACGTAATATTTTCTTGATTGAGGACCCCGAAATCCCCTGCCAAATAAgagcacctaagtcttccacaaacctaggggAACCACTGTAATGTATTTGGATTCAAAATCAGGAGTACAAGGCACATTTCCCCACTCGAGCTTGTAACATGAACCTTCTTTACTACTTTAAATTAAATGAGGTGGTGCCTAGAACTCACTACAGAAAAGTACAACACAATAAGAGCTGAATCCCACAGCCCTTCTTAATGCCATATTCAATGCCATATTAATGGCTCTTCAGTTGGGTATCTATTCCTGTGAACCCCAGGTGGAGTAGCTGTTGACctaataatacatatttattaTAGCTTCCCTGGAATCTTGATTTCCAGCAGCAATTAACACAAATGTTGTTACAACATATAAAAGATCCCTATGCCATGATGGTCGTTCCCGGGTGTTACTTTCTGTGTTCACTTTTTGTCAGTCTAACAGACAAACGTTATATATAATTACATTAAATAATTCATGCAAAAATGTATTTGGAAAGCTTGCcaaatttgttattttgtgTGAGTTCTCGTTTCCTTGAACCTTTATAATATCGGTGTCAAGTGCACGGCATGACCCATAGAGTCACATTTAGAGGAACTACGCTAGATTGAAGAATTTTACTTTAACCGCTACACCATCAATCCAACAGTGTCTTTGATAAACTGTGGTAAAATCAGGTGAATCATGACCGTACACTACAGTAGATGTGTTATtccatgttttatttttcaatatgtGCTGGCTCAATCTGTAAAGCAGCCCACCAGAATAACTCCCGGTACTCCTGACAGCCAGTCTCCTCCTGGTTTCTGGGTAATATTTACAAACCCGTAAATATAGAGATTGGACTTTCTTGAGGTCTTATGTTGAGCAAAGATGTATACAACAACCTTTTTGGAAGGCACAACCTAGATAAATATTTAAACACAAACTCCTAACCTGTAAAAAATGAAAGTGATGGGATCTCGGCTAAACCAGCATTTGCTCAAATGAGGCTAAATTGCTTCATTAACCAGGCCAAGATCATTTCTACCACAAAAACATAGTCATGAAGGGAAGTGGAAAATCATATGTAATGAGAAAATGGGGAGACTATAGACAAAGACTTGAGGTTAAGCAAGTTTAAAGTGGCGTTAAATTCTCGATAAAGGTTTCACAATAGGATTGCCAGTAACCCTTTGGGAGGGGAAGTAGTACAGTGGAGCAGAGGTCTCTCCAGTTATAGCTACTAACAACCACGAAGTTTTCTACACAAGAAACATGTCATTCAGTAATTtaccacatttaaacatttattgaCTGGctatatacataaaataaaacctTCTAGAGTTGCATATTACTCTATCATACCTGTCATACCACCTCCTTCCCCAAACCCACCCCAA
This Sander lucioperca isolate FBNREF2018 chromosome 9, SLUC_FBN_1.2, whole genome shotgun sequence DNA region includes the following protein-coding sequences:
- the ap1m1 gene encoding AP-1 complex subunit mu-1 isoform X1, which produces MSASAVYVLDLKGKVLVCRNYRGDVDMSEIEHFMTLLMDKEEEGTLSPILAHGGVRFMWIKHNNLYLVATSKKNASVSLVFSFLYKIVQVFSEYFKELEEESIRDNFVIIYELMDELMDFGYPQTTDSKILQEYITQEGHKLDTGAPRPPATVTNAVSWRSEGIKYRKNEVFLDVIESVNLLVSANGNVLRSEIVGSIKMRVFLSGMPELRLGLNDKVLFENTGRGKSKSVELEDVKFHQCVRLSRFENDRTISFIPPDGEFELMSYRLNTHVKPLIWIESVIEKHSHSRIEYMIKAKSQFKRRSTANNVEIHIPVPTDADSPKFKTTVGSVKWVPENSEIVWSIKSFPGGKEYLMRAHFGLPSVEAEDKEGKPPISVKFEIPYFTTSGIQVRYLKIIEKSGYQALPWVRYITQNGDYQLRTQ
- the ap1m1 gene encoding AP-1 complex subunit mu-1 isoform X2, which produces MSASAVYVLDLKGKVLVCRNYRGDVDMSEIEHFMTLLMDKEEEGTLSPILAHGGVRFMWIKHNNLYLVATSKKNASVSLVFSFLYKIVQVFSEYFKELEEESIRDNFVIIYELMDELMDFGYPQTTDSKILQEYITQEGHKLDTGAPRPPATVTNAVSWRSEGIKYRKNEVFLDVIESVNLLVSANGNVLRSEIVGSIKMRVFLSGMPELRLGLNDKVLFENTGRKSKSVELEDVKFHQCVRLSRFENDRTISFIPPDGEFELMSYRLNTHVKPLIWIESVIEKHSHSRIEYMIKAKSQFKRRSTANNVEIHIPVPTDADSPKFKTTVGSVKWVPENSEIVWSIKSFPGGKEYLMRAHFGLPSVEAEDKEGKPPISVKFEIPYFTTSGIQVRYLKIIEKSGYQALPWVRYITQNGDYQLRTQ
- the ap1m1 gene encoding AP-1 complex subunit mu-1 isoform X3; translated protein: MGESVLCGSNTITSTWSQHPRKTLASRWSSPSCTKLSRFFSEYFKELEEESIRDNFVIIYELMDELMDFGYPQTTDSKILQEYITQEGHKLDTGAPRPPATVTNAVSWRSEGIKYRKNEVFLDVIESVNLLVSANGNVLRSEIVGSIKMRVFLSGMPELRLGLNDKVLFENTGRGKSKSVELEDVKFHQCVRLSRFENDRTISFIPPDGEFELMSYRLNTHVKPLIWIESVIEKHSHSRIEYMIKAKSQFKRRSTANNVEIHIPVPTDADSPKFKTTVGSVKWVPENSEIVWSIKSFPGGKEYLMRAHFGLPSVEAEDKEGKPPISVKFEIPYFTTSGIQVRYLKIIEKSGYQALPWVRYITQNGDYQLRTQ